The window GCAGCTGGCCGCGCAGGAGGCGGCGGTCCCGTCGCGCCGGACGATCAGCTTCGACGGGGAGAAGGTGCTCATCGTCGACGACGACATCCGCAACGTCTTCGCGCTCACCAGCGTCCTGGAGCAGCACGGCCTGTCGGTGCTGTACGCCGAGAACGGCCGTGAGGGCATCGAGGTCCTGGAACAGCACGACGACGTGACGGTCGTCCTGATGGACATCATGATGCCCGAGATGGATGGGTACGCGACGACCACGGCGATCCGCCGGATGCCCCAGTTCGCCGGACTGCCGATCATCGCGCTGACGGCCAAGGCGATGAAGGGCGACCGGGAGAAGGCGATCGACTCGGGGGCCTCGGACTATGTGACCAAGCCCGTCGATCCGGATCATCTACTGGAGGTCATGGAGCAGTGGATGCGGAGTGGGTGACGGAAGGTACGGCTCGTCGTCACAACCCGTGGAGGGGCGCGCGGAGTTGCTGACGGAGTGTGGCCGAGGCCGTGTAGAAACGCGGGATTCGGGGAACCTTCTGGTCCCCTGTCGCGTTTCTGCTACGAGCACAGTGACATCACGGTGACAGGGTGTGGCGACGGGCGGGGTGCGGCTACGATGACCGGCACAAGGACGGGTGGCGCGAGGGAGTCGTCCCCTGGGGTGGCACCGACCGGTGTCACGCCGAGTCCTGCGGACAGGGGAGGCCCCAAGCCGGGGCGAGGAGGGCGGGCCATGGTGCAGAAGGCCAAGATCCTCCTGGTCGATGACCGGCCGGAGAATCTGTTGGCGCTGGAGGCCATCCTCTCCGCGCTCGATCAGACACTGGTGCGGGCATCGTCCGGGGAGGAAGCGCTCAAGGCGCTGTTGACGGACGACTTCGCGGTCATCCTGCTGGACGTCCAGATGCCGGGAATGGACGGTTTCGAGACGGCCGCGCACATCAAGCGGCGTGAACGGACCCGGGACATCCCGATCATCTTCCTCACCGCCATCAACCACGGACCGCATCACACGTTCCGTGGGTATGCGGCGGGTGCGGTCGACTACATCTCGAAGCCGTTCGACCCTTGGGTGCTGCGTGCCAAGGTCTCGGTGTTCGTCGAGCTGTACATGAAGAACTGCCAGCTCAGGGAGCAGGCGGCGCTGCTGCGGCTGCAGTTGGAGGGTGGCGGCAAGGGCGCTGCGGGCGGTTCGAAGGAGCCTGCCGGCGGCATTCTCGCCGAGCTGTCCGCGCGGCTCGCGGCCGTCGAGGAGCAGGCGGAGGCGCTGTCCAAGCAGCTCGACGACGACTCGGCGGACGCGGCGGCGGTCGCCACCGCCGCGCATCTCGAACGCAAACTGACGGGTCTGCGCAGGGCGCTGGACGCGTTGGAGCCGGGCACGGGCGGGCCCTCGCCGATGCCGTCGCAGAACTGAGCACATCCCGGGGCACGTCCCCGGGTGCGTTCCCGGGCGCGGGCGGGGTCCTCCAAGTGGCCCCGGTCCGCGCCCGTTTGCGTACGGTCGTCGTGCGGGGTGAGGGCCTGTCAGGGTGCGTCACTTTCGGGCCCGGAGTCCGCGACACGAACGGGTGAAGCAGTAGGCACACGTGTCGGCTGTGGTCTCCACCGGTAACCTCACACTCATGGCCTCACGTCAGTCCGCAGCGAAGAAGCCGGCCGCGAAGAAGGCGGCCGCTCCGACGAAGGCTCCGGCGAAGAAGGCCCCCGCGAAGAAAGCCGCCGCCAGGAAGGCACCCGCCAAGCGGGCGGCGGCGAGGAAGACGGCCCCTCCGAAGCCGGCGCCCAGTCCCACCGGAGGCGTGTACAGACTCGTACGCGCCGTCTGGCTCGGTGCCGCGCACGCGGTCGGCGCCGTCTTCCGTGGCATAGGGCAGGGCGCGAAGGGTCTCGACCCGGCGCACCGCAAGGACGGTGTCGCGCTCCTGCTGCTCGCCCTCAGCCTGATCGTCGCCGCCGGCACCTGGTCCAACCTGCGCGGCCCCGTCGGTGATCTCGTCGAGATGCTCGTGACCGGCGCCTTCGGCCGGCTCGACCTGCTCGTGCCGATACTGCTCGCGGTCATTGCCGTGAGGTTCATCCGGCACCCCGAGAAGCCCGACGCCAACGGACGCATCGTCATCGGCCTGTCCGCGCTCGTCATCGGCATCCTCGGCCAGGTCCACCTCGCGTGCGGCTCGCCCGCGCGCAGCGCCGGGATGCAGGCGATAAGGGATGCCGGCGGACTCATCGGCTGGGGCACGGCCACCCCGCTGACGTACACCATGGGCGAGGCCCTGGCCGTGGCGATGCTCGTGCTGCTCACCGTCTTCGGTCTGCTCGTCGTCACCGCGACGCCGGTCAACGCGATTCCGCAGCGGCTGCGGCTGCTCGGGCAGAAGCTGGGCATCGTCGCGGACGACGCCGTCGAGTACGACGACGTCGCCGAGTACGGCGAGGACGACGCCCGCTACGACGAGCAGTGGCGCGACGCGCTGCCCGCGCGCCCCCGCAGGCGCGGCTCCGCCCCCGAGCCGTACGACCCCGACGGCGCCGAGCAGGAGGCCCTCACCCGGCGACGCCCGCGGCGCTCCGCCGTCCGCCAGCCCGACCCGAACCGCCCGATGGACGCCGTGGACGTCGCCGCGGCGGCCGCCGCCGCGCTCGACGGGGCGGTGCTGCACGGCATGCCGCCCTCGCCGGTGGTCGCCGACCTGACCCAGGGCGTGAGCGTGGGCGACCGGGAGGAGACCACTCCGGTCCCGGCCGCGCGCAGCAAGGCCTCCAAGGAGGACCCCCCGGCCGCCAGGCCGCCCAAGGGCGCCCGGCAGGACTCCCTGGTGCCGGACCTGACCAAGCAGGCCCCGGACGAGCCCCGCGAGCTGCCGCCGCGCGCCGAGCAGCTCCAGCTCGCCGGCGACATCACCTACTCCCTGCCCTCACTGGACCTCCTGGAGCGGGGCGGCCCCGGCAAGACCCGCAGCGCGGCCAACGACGCCATAGTGGCCTCCTTGTCCAACGTGTTCTCCGAGTTCAAGGTCGACGCCTCCGTCACCGGCTTCACCCGCGGACCGACGGTCACCCGGTACGAGGTCGAGCTGGGCCCGGCGGTGAAGGTCGAGCGGATCACCGCGCTCACCAAGAACATCGCCTACGCCGTCGCCAGCCCGGACGTACGGATCATCAGCCCCATCCCCGGCAAGTCGGCCGTCGGCATCGAGATCCCCAACACCGACCGCGAGATGGTCAACCTGGGTGACGTCCTGCGTCTCGCGGACGCGGCCGAGGACGACCATCCGATGCTGGTCGCGCTCGGCAAGGACGTCGAGGGCGGCTATGTGATGGCCAACCTGGCGAAGATGCCGCACGTGCTCGTCGCGGGTGCGACCGGCTCCGGCAAATCGTCCTGCATCAACTGCCTGATCACCTCGGTCATGGTCCGCGCGACCCCCGAGGACGTCCGCATGGTCCTCGTCGACCCCAAGCGCGTCGAACTGACCGCCTACGAGGGCATCCCGCACCTCATCACGCCGATCATCACCAACCCCAAGCGGGCCGCCGAGGCACTGCAGTGGGTCGTGCGCGAGATGGACCTGCGCTACGACGACCTGGCCGCGTTCGGCTACCGGCACATCGACGACTTCAACGAGGCCATCCGCAACGGCAAGGTCAAGCTGCCGGAGGGCAGTGAGCGCGAGCTGCAGCCGTACCCGTACCTGCTGGTCATCGTGGACGAGCTGGCCGACCTGATGATGGTGGCGCCCAGGGACGTCGAGGACGCGATCGTGCGGATCACGCAGCTCGCGCGTGCGGCCGGCATCCATCTGGTGCTCGCCACGCAGCGGCCGTCCGTGGACGTCGTCACGGGTCTGATCAAGGCGAACGTGCCCTCGCGGCTCGCCTTCGCCACCTCCTCGCTCGCCGACTCGCGCGTCATCCTCGACCAGCCCGGCGCGGAGAAGCTGATCGGCAAGGGCGACGGGCTGTTCCTGCCGATGGGGGCGAACAAGCCGACCCGTATGCAGGGCGCGTTCGTGACCGAGGGCGAGGTCGCGGCGATCGTGCAGCACTGCAAGGACCAGATGGCGCCCGTCTTCCGGGACGACGTCACCGTGGGCACCAAGCAGAAGAAGGAGATCGACGAGGAGATCGGCGACGACCTGGACCTGCTGTGCCAGGCGGCCGAACTGGTCGTCTCCACGCAGTTCGGCTCCACCTCGATGCTCCAGCGCAAGCTGCGCGTCGGCTTCGCCAAGGCCGGGCGGCTCATGGACCTCATGGAGTCCCGGGGCATCGTGGGGCCGAGCGAGGGCTCCAAGGCACGTGACGTTCTGGTGAAGCCCGACGAGCTGGACGGCGTGCTGGCCGTGATCCGGGGGGAGACTGGGGCGTAGGGACCGTAGACGGGATCGCGGAGGGGCGCGGCTGGGGCGCACGGCGGGGATCACCGAT is drawn from Streptomyces bottropensis ATCC 25435 and contains these coding sequences:
- a CDS encoding FtsK/SpoIIIE family DNA translocase; the encoded protein is MASRQSAAKKPAAKKAAAPTKAPAKKAPAKKAAARKAPAKRAAARKTAPPKPAPSPTGGVYRLVRAVWLGAAHAVGAVFRGIGQGAKGLDPAHRKDGVALLLLALSLIVAAGTWSNLRGPVGDLVEMLVTGAFGRLDLLVPILLAVIAVRFIRHPEKPDANGRIVIGLSALVIGILGQVHLACGSPARSAGMQAIRDAGGLIGWGTATPLTYTMGEALAVAMLVLLTVFGLLVVTATPVNAIPQRLRLLGQKLGIVADDAVEYDDVAEYGEDDARYDEQWRDALPARPRRRGSAPEPYDPDGAEQEALTRRRPRRSAVRQPDPNRPMDAVDVAAAAAAALDGAVLHGMPPSPVVADLTQGVSVGDREETTPVPAARSKASKEDPPAARPPKGARQDSLVPDLTKQAPDEPRELPPRAEQLQLAGDITYSLPSLDLLERGGPGKTRSAANDAIVASLSNVFSEFKVDASVTGFTRGPTVTRYEVELGPAVKVERITALTKNIAYAVASPDVRIISPIPGKSAVGIEIPNTDREMVNLGDVLRLADAAEDDHPMLVALGKDVEGGYVMANLAKMPHVLVAGATGSGKSSCINCLITSVMVRATPEDVRMVLVDPKRVELTAYEGIPHLITPIITNPKRAAEALQWVVREMDLRYDDLAAFGYRHIDDFNEAIRNGKVKLPEGSERELQPYPYLLVIVDELADLMMVAPRDVEDAIVRITQLARAAGIHLVLATQRPSVDVVTGLIKANVPSRLAFATSSLADSRVILDQPGAEKLIGKGDGLFLPMGANKPTRMQGAFVTEGEVAAIVQHCKDQMAPVFRDDVTVGTKQKKEIDEEIGDDLDLLCQAAELVVSTQFGSTSMLQRKLRVGFAKAGRLMDLMESRGIVGPSEGSKARDVLVKPDELDGVLAVIRGETGA
- a CDS encoding response regulator — protein: MVQKAKILLVDDRPENLLALEAILSALDQTLVRASSGEEALKALLTDDFAVILLDVQMPGMDGFETAAHIKRRERTRDIPIIFLTAINHGPHHTFRGYAAGAVDYISKPFDPWVLRAKVSVFVELYMKNCQLREQAALLRLQLEGGGKGAAGGSKEPAGGILAELSARLAAVEEQAEALSKQLDDDSADAAAVATAAHLERKLTGLRRALDALEPGTGGPSPMPSQN